The genomic stretch AAAGCTTTTAACACGGCGCAGCCTTTCACAGACTGCTCCACAGGGTGTTTAAAGAGGGTTTGACAAAGAAACTAATTTGCAAAACTCTGTGAAACCCTGTGTACTCTGTGTACCCTGTGTTAAAGGTTTTTTTCTATCCCGGTATTAACCCAGGTATGCATTATTGTGATGACCCAATAATATTGGATTTTTTACGACCTTACTAATAATGCAATGTGAAGGGAAAACAGCTATGAAAAATATCGTCGGGAAGGTGGCGGTGCTCTGTTTTATCCTCTGGGCGGCCATCCCTTCGCCCTCATGGGGAAAGGTATACCTCGACATATACGCCCCTTCCATGAGGCTTCTGCCCATCGCCATACCCGTCCCCATCCCTCTGGAAGGCACGGCCCCCCATCCCCGCATATCCGGGGAGGTTCGGGAAGTTTTGGCGGGGGACCTGAACTTTTCCAGTGTCTTCAGAGTCCTCGATCCTGTTCTTTACCTCGAGGATGAGGAGAACAGCGGAATTCGCCCGAAAACTTTTGGTTTCGACGATTGGGAGTTGATTAACGCAGAGGCTCTTATTAAGACAGGTTACGCTGTCATGGAAAATGGGAACGTGGAACTGGAGTTCCACCTGTACGACGTATTCCAGAAAAAAGAGCTGATCGCAAAAAGGTGGAAGGGAAAACCGGCGCAGGTCCGACGTATGGTCCACCTGTTTACCAACGCCGTAATGAAGAAAATAACCGGCGAGGATGGGATCTTCCTGACCTCGGTGCTTTACGTTAAGGCCGGCAGTAGGGGAAAGGATATCTATCGAATGGATTTCGATGGGGCCAACGTCGAGAGGGTGGTTCACAATGGGTTTCTCAACCTGTCACCGGCCTGGTGGCCGGACCGCAGAGGACTGGTCTATACTTCCTACAAGAAAGGAGCCCCTGACCTTTTTTCCAGGGCCTTCGGCGGACAGGAGAGGCGCCTTACCCTGGGGTCCGGGGTTGATGTGGGCGTAAGTTTTTCTCCAGATGGACGTTACATCGCCTTCATGTCCTCTGTAAATGGAAATCCGGATATCTACCGATCGGACAGGAACGGCGGGAACCGCGTTCGCCTGACCAGACTTCGCAGCGTCGAGGCATCACCCACGTGGTCACCCGACGGAAAACGTATAGCCTTCGTTTCTGACCGTTACGGTTCTCCCCAGATATTTACAATGAACGCGGACGGATCAGATCCCATGAGGGTCACCTATGAGGGGTCCTACAACGCTTCCCCCGCATGGTCGCCTGACGGTAAATTTATCGCCTATGCATCCCGTGTGAATGGAGGATTCGGCATATTCCTGGTTGATCCCGATACCCTTGAATCCCGTCCTCTGGTTGGAGAGGCGGGAAACAATGAGGACCCGTCATGGGCACCGGATGGCAGGTTCATAATTTTCTCTTCCAACCGGAGCGGTACCTACCAGCTTTACGTTGTGGACAGGGAAGGACGAAAGGAGATAAGAATCACCTCAGGCAGGGGCGACAAGACCTCTCCTTCCTGGTCGCCCAGGTAAGGTCCCGCTTTTTCGAGCCCTGCGACGGCATTGGCCCGGGCCCCTATTCGGTTTACAACCAGCGGTTGATACTGTATATTTTTCCGTTATATCGGCATCTCGGGCTTTTGACGGTACTGACCATACCGGTTGCTTGCAACTACATAAGGTCCTCTAGTCATTAGGTTCATCCAGGGGGATGGCCGCTGGATAAAAAGTCAATAATGTCGTTTTCTCGGGAGGTGGATTGTGATCCTTAAGAAGAGCAGAATTTTGGTTCCGGTTATATTCGTAAGTGTTTTGGCTCTCGTAGTTATCGGTGGCTGTTCCAAAAAATCTCCGATGGAACCGCAACCGGCGGTGACGGCTCCTGAGCAGCCCCCGGTTGAGACCTACCAGCCGCCGGCTCCGCAGCCTGAAGCTCCGGTCCAGCCGACAATAAAACCAGCCGAGGCCCCGGTGACAATTGCAAAAAAGGTCCAGCTTGATGATGTTTTCTTTGCCTTCGATGTCTATGCCCTGTCGCCCGAGGCCAGGAAGATCCTTTCGGCCGATGCCGATGTGCTGAGCGAAAATTCCGATGCGCAGATCCTTATTGAAGGACACTGTGACGAGCGCGGCACGAGGGAGTACAACCTGGGATTGGGTGAGCGTCGCGCCAACAGCACTAAAAATTACCTCGTATCTCTGGGCGTGGATGCATCCAGGATCCAGACGATCAGCTACGGTGAGGATCGCCCCTTCGCTTTTGGGCACAACGAGAATGCGTGGAGCCAGAACAGGAGAGCACACATTTTTGTCCGCTAGGTTCTTGCGCTTCCGTAAGTGATAGGGTCGTAAAAAGTCCATTGATGACTTTTTGCGAAGTCATCATAATTGGGTGAAATAATGAGGATAACCGCTTTTTTCCCGGTAGCCTTGGCGGCGGTACTGTTTGCGGGCTGTGCTACAGCCGTGGATGTGGAGTCCGTCACGGGCAGGCTGAACAAACAGGAGGTCCGGATCGCGGCCCTGGAGCGGAGCGCTGGGCAAAAACCGGAGATCTCCGTTGAGACCCAAAAAAAGCTCCACCAGATGGAGACGGACCTGAAAGCCCTTAGGAAGTCCTTTGCGGATTCGAAAGTCATTCTTGACACCCTCTCGGAGAAAGTTGAGGCGCTTGAGGCATTTATGAAAGAGGTGGACCGTTCCTTGGTCCAGTCGCGGAAAAAGGGGATTGAGATCGATCGGTCAGTGGAAGACATGGCAAACAAGGTTGGGGCTGAGGTGCGGGCCCTGACGGAAAAACTGAAAAAACTGGTTGAAGAAGGCCGATAGGTTCCATAACCAAAAAACATTACCAGGCGGTTTCCTCAGGGGACCGCCTTTTTTTTGAAACGGCACCGTTCCAGAGTCCAGAGTCCAGAGTCCAGAGTCCAATGCTTGCCACCCGCCGTCGCTTTTGGCTATGGCGTGGTAAACTGGCGCAGTCCGCAGGACAAAGATGGGTCCAACGGGGAAAAATAGCTGGAAACTGGAAAAATGTTGAAAATATTGCCGAGCTATGCTAAATTGCAATAAATTCTGCACTATCTTGCCGCAAAGGTGGAAACCTTGCTCAATCTCAAGGAGATTTTCGACGTTAAACGGGAGGACCTTACCCCAACCCAGAAGCGGGTTCTTGAGTTTATCCTGAAGTATCCGGAAGAGGCCGTCTTCCTTACCGCCTCTCGCCTTGCCCTGAGGCTGAATATCAGCGATACCTCCATTGTTCGTATGGCCCAAGCCCTTGGATTTGATGGATATCCTGATCTTCGGCGGAAGCTTCGGCGTGTTGTACAGGACCGGCTCTCGACTGTTGATCGCCTGGATGCAACCGCGGGGGAAGTCGAAACCGTCGAGGATGTTTTTGCAAATGTTCTCCTGCGGGATGTGGCCAACCTCCGGAGCGCCCTTCGGGATATTGATCCCGCGGTCTTCGCCGGGGCCGCGGACTCCCTGGATAATGCAGGTAGGGTTTTCGTCATCGGATTGCGGTCCGCCAACTGCCTGGCAGTGTTCCTGGTGAGCGCCCTTCGTTTCCTGTCCCGGAAGGTCGTTCATCTTTCGCCCGGCACAGGGGAGATGTGGGAGCAGATCAGGGACATGGGTCCCGATGATGTTGTGGTATGCTTTTCCTTCCCACGCTATACTAAAGTGACCGTTGATGTTGTTCGGTATGCAAGCGAGATGGGAGCTGAGGTTGTTGCCGTCACCGACAGTGACCTTTCCCCGCTTGCCGCTTCCGCGCAATGGACTCTAACGGTCCCCTTCGAGGTGGATTCCTTCATGGAGTCGTTTACCGCGGCGTTGAGCCTGGTCAATGCTTTGGTGACCGCAATCGCTTTCAAGAATAGGCCGATGACAATGGAAACTTTAAAAGAGATGGAGGGATCCTGGGCTTCCCGGGGTGTTTACTGGGATGGTTAGGACCGCTTTTATTGCCCGGAGTCCGGGGTGTTTCCCATGCGAAAGGGGGTGTTGGTCTTTTCTTAATGGAAGGGACGTTTAGAAGTATTGGGTCAATATAATATGGGGGAGGACCGGGAGAAATTGCGCCTCCCCGACTCGCGGAGGTGGGGATAGCTGCTTTTTGCGAGGTTATCTTAAAACGAAGGAGGAGAAGATGAGAAAAGGTACCCTGTTTGTTGTTGCAGTTGTTGCTCTGTCAATGATGGTGATCGGGATCGGCCCGACACCCGCCATGGCCAAGTCCAATATCCAGTTCTACACCATTGGGACGGGCGGCGTGACGGGTGTTTACTACCCGACGGGCGGCGCCATTGCCAGAATGGTCAACAAGAAGAGAGCCGAGTACGGGATGCGCTTCACCGTCGAGTCCACGGGCGGGTCAGTGTACAATGTCAACGCCGTTATGTCCGGCGATCTGGACTTCGGGATCGTCCAGTCGGACCGCCAGTACCAGGCATATAACGGCCTTGCCGAGTGGAAGGGAAACCCCCAGAAGGACCTGAGAGCGATTTTTACCATACACCCTGAGAGCATAACCCTCTGCGTGGCGGTTGACACCGGGATTAATTCTATCCAGGACCTGAGGGGCCATGAGGTCAACATCGGCAACCCCGGTTCCGGACAAAGACAGAATTCCATCGACGCGCTCGCCGCCGTCGGGCTCGATTGGAAGAAGGACATCAAGGCCGAGAGTCTGAAGGCCGCCGAGGCCCCCGGGATGCTCCAGGACGGCCGCATCGACGCCTTCTTCTACACTGTGGGCCACCCCTCCGGCGCCTTTAAGGAGGCGACCAGCGGGACGAGGAAAGTCAAGTTCATCTCCATCGTTATGCCCGATTCCTTTTACAAGAAGTTCCCCTACTATGCGGCCAGCAAGATACCCATCAAGTTCTACCCGGGAGCCGCCAACACGGAAGACGTACCCACCTTCGGTGTGAAGGCAACTTTCCTTACGTCAAAGAAGGTGTCGGCGAAGGCAGTCTATGCCGTCACCAAGGAGGTCTTCGATAATCTTGACTCATTCAAGAAACTGCACCCTGCCTACTCCGTCCTGACCAAGAAGAACATGCTGGAAGGTATGTCCGCTCCGATCCACAAGGGCGCCATGAAGTATTATAGAGAAACCGGCATGATGAAGTAGTCCTTTTCGGGCTGCGGGGAATTCCCCGCAGCCCGGCTATACCCTGTAACCATGTAATTGAAAAAAGTGGTCCCGATGCGCTGTGGGAGGTGGGAAGCACTTTAGGCCGGGAGATCAAAGTATGGCTATGGACGAACGACCGGAAGAAACCCGGGAGGAGGCGAAGAAGGAGGGGGCCGTTTCCGTATTAGAGGATAAATCCCTCGTGGGGGATGTCGAAGATGCCATGCGGATCGCCGCCGAGGAGGAAGGCAGTTATCGGTATCTGTCCGGGTTCTCAAAGTATGTTGTCCCGACCATCGCCTTCATCTGGTGCCTTTTCCAGCTTTCAATAGCAAGCTGGTGGTTGCTTGACACGGTCTATATAAGGGCCATACACCTCGGTTTCGCCATGCTCATCGCTTTTTTGAGCTACCCCGCACTGAAGAAGCCCCGGAAAGGGGTTTTTTCCTTCCTGTCCTCGAGGACCACCATCCCAATTTCTGATTATGTTCTGGCTGTCCTGGCCTGTCTGGCCTCGGTGTACATACTCATCGATTACACGGGAATGTCGTTGAGAATGGGTGCCCCCATATTCCGCGACGTTTTCATAGGATTCGCCCTGGTCATTCTTCTCCTGGAGGCGGCGCGGAGGGTCATAGGGCCTGCCCTGACGGCTATCTCGGGGCTCTTCACCCTGTACGTTTTCTTCGCTGCGAATATGCCGGAGTTCATGGCGTTCAAGAGTTCCTCCATCGCCAAATATGTCGGGAAAATTACCATGCAGACCGAGGGGATATACGGTATCCCTCTCGATGTCTCCGCTACCATCGTGTTCCTTTTCGTCCTCTTCGGGACCATGCTCGACCGGGCCGGGGGAGGGAAGTTCTTCATCGAACTGGCCCTGAGCCTGCTGGGAAGGTTTAAAGGTGGGCCCGCCAAGGCAGCCATTGTCGGGTCCGGCCTGACGGGGCTGATCTCCGGGTCATCCATCGCCAATATCGTGACCACGGGAACCTTTACCATCCCGCTTATGAAGAAGGTGGGCTACCCTGCGACAAAGGCCGCGGCTATCGAGGTGGCTGCCAGTACCGACGGACAGCTTGCCCCACCAATAATGGGCGCTGCCGCGTTCATTATTGCAGAGTACCTCGGTGTTTCATACCTGGATGTCATCAAGGCGGCGGCCATTCCTGCCTTCGTCTCCTATGCGACCCTGTTTTTCATCGCCCACGTAGAGGCCTCAAAACTTGGCCTCAGGGGTCTTACCAAGGAGGAAATCCCTCATTTTTTCAGAGTTCTGAAGGGTGGACTTCACTACCTTTTTCCCATCGGGGTGCTCGTATGGGAGTTGGTTGTGCCCAGACACTCGCCTGAGCTTTCGGCCTTCAGGGCCATAATCGCCATGTTATTTGTCATGATCCTGCAGGGTCCCATCAGGAGCTACTGGAATAAAGAGCCCATAGCGCCTGCGTTTAGGGAAGGCCTGAAAAATATTGTCGAGGCCATGTCCGCGGGGGGACGGAACATGGTCACTGTGGCCATAGCCACCGCTGCCGCCGGCATAATCGTCGGTGTGGTGACCATGGGAATCGGCGGCATTATCGCCGACATGGTGGAATTCCTGGCCCGGGGGAACATCTTCGCTCTCGTAGTCATTACCGCCATAGCCAGTCTCCTGTTGGGGATGGGGCTTCCCACCACTGCAACCTACATTGTCATGGCGGCATTAACGGCGCCTGTCCTTGTCAGCGTGGGGATGTCCAACGGGTTTATCATTCCCCTCATGGCGGCACACCTGTTCTGCTTTTACTTTGGTATCCTGGCCGATGATACGCCGCCTGTCGGACTGGCGGCCTATGCCGCCGCGGCATTGGCCAAATCACCCCCCATAGCCACGGGTATTCAGGGGTTCATGTACGACATCAGGACCGCCATGATAGCCTTCATGTTTATCTTCAACCATGATCTTATCCTCGATGGCATCAACAGCTGGTGGCTGGCCGGGCTGATTTTTACCATGGCATGCGTGGGTAACTTTGCCTTTGCCTCGGCCACCCAGGGCTGGCTCATGAACAAAAACAGGTGGTACGAGCTGCCTTTTCTCCTGTTGGTAACCTTTATACTCATGCAGCCGCACTATTCGGCCCAGTTTGTCGGTTTCGGGAACGAGTATGTCATGTACGTGGCAGGTGTCGCCCTCTTCGGCCTGATCCTGTTTAACCAGTGGAGAAGGAGACCCGCTTCCGGAACCCCGGACCGTGTACCGGCCTTCGGTGGGCATCAGTGAAAGTGAGGAATCTGTATGAGTACCCCGGTCAAAACAATTCTTTGTGCCGTCAGCCTCACTGAGGCCTCGAAAGTTGTTCTGATGGCCGCGTTCCGGGAAGCCTGGTCCCACGACGCCAAGGTGCATCTGCTTCATGTCATCCCCGGTTTCGACGCGGCCATGGCGATCCCCATCGCCTCCTTCATCGGTGAAGAAAAATTTGCCCGTCTCATGAAGGAGAAGAGGGACGAGACCACGGTTCTGATCCGGCAGAAGATCAAGGGTCTGAAGGATCAGATTATTCAGGAGAGGGACAGATACACGGAAGAAATGATAGCGGCCCTTCACGTTTTTGATGGGGACCCGGCCATCCAGATTCTCAATATGGTCGGAGCGCTGAAACCCGATATGCTTGTAATTGGATCCCATGCGAAGGGGTTTACCGAGCATACCTTTATGGGCAGCGTTGCCACAAAGGTGTTGAAAAGGATACGGATTCCTTGCCTGGTTGTTCCTCCAATCAATCAACAGGGCCACTAGCCGGACCGAGGGGGGATGATCTGCGGCCATGGACGATCCATTCTCAGCTGGAATAGCGCTCGATCCGAAAAAATATTACTTCCTTTATATCGGTGAAATCAAAGCGATAGACCTGAATCGCTTCATGCGCGGACCCGTGGAGATCCGCAGCGGGAAACCCGCGGACTTCATAGCCGTGGTGCCTGATGTTCTTTCAAGGTATCCTGAGGGTAACACCATCGTGGTTAATTCCGCGGCCCGCGAGGCCCGGGAGAGGTCCGGCCTGCTCCACAACATCCGGATCACTGCCGGGCGGTTCGCTGAAGAGGTTAGCCGGGACCGGCGTGTTCTTGCTCTCGTGGACAGGCTGATAGATGCTCAGGGAGAGCTTTTTGTCAACATGTTCGAGTCGAGACCCGAGTTGGCATTTGCCGACGGGAGGAAGGTGAAAATCCTGGGGCCGGCCCCCGATCTCGCCCTGACATTCAACAGTAAACTGACACAATATGGGATGGCCATACAACTGGGTATCCCTGTCCCTTCCGGTGGGATTTCCCGATCCCTGGATGAAGCCGTCGGAATTGCAGAGGGCTTTTTCAGCAACGGCCAGAGGGCCTTTGTATCCGAGGAGTACAGCGCGGCAGGGGCCAATTCAATAGTCGCTTCAAACGCTGCGGAAATAAGGGTGCGATTCAAAGGTACCAATGGTCACCTACTCGTGACCCATTTTGTGGATCATGAATATGATCCCACCGTTCTCGGGATCATCGCGGGGCCGGAGGATGTGTACATTGCCTCCGTAGCGGATCAGAATATTGAAGGGACCAGGTTCAAAGGGTCAACCTATCCCACGGTACTCTCCAGTAGGTGTGTGGAGGATCTTAAGGAGATGACCAGGGCACTGGGGCACCACCTGGGCGGGCTCGGATACAGGGGAGCCTTCGGTTGCGACTACATTGTGGACCAAAGCGGCCGCATCTATTTTATTGAGATCAATGCCCGAAAGCAGGGGACCACAATGGAGACAACGCTTACCATGAAACACCATCTTCCCGGCCACCCCTATTTCCCGGAATTGGAATTTTACGCGGTGGTGGACGGGAAGTTCCCGGATGGGGTCCTTGAGATGGATTCCAGAAGGGAGGGGCTGTGCTGGGGGACCTACAATTTCAAAGTATCCCGGGACGTCGTGGTCACGGCCGATCTTCCTCTTCCAATGGACCAGCCGGAGTTTTTCGCCAGGGCCGCCAACGGATCAATCGAGGAAAACTACATTGTGATGGATTACGTGGGCGCAGGTGTCCGGCTCCACTCCGGAGGATTTCTGGGAAGGGTCATCGCGGCATCATC from Deltaproteobacteria bacterium encodes the following:
- a CDS encoding universal stress protein — protein: MSTPVKTILCAVSLTEASKVVLMAAFREAWSHDAKVHLLHVIPGFDAAMAIPIASFIGEEKFARLMKEKRDETTVLIRQKIKGLKDQIIQERDRYTEEMIAALHVFDGDPAIQILNMVGALKPDMLVIGSHAKGFTEHTFMGSVATKVLKRIRIPCLVVPPINQQGH
- the pal gene encoding peptidoglycan-associated lipoprotein Pal, with translation MEPQPAVTAPEQPPVETYQPPAPQPEAPVQPTIKPAEAPVTIAKKVQLDDVFFAFDVYALSPEARKILSADADVLSENSDAQILIEGHCDERGTREYNLGLGERRANSTKNYLVSLGVDASRIQTISYGEDRPFAFGHNENAWSQNRRAHIFVR
- a CDS encoding ATP-grasp domain-containing protein; translated protein: MDDPFSAGIALDPKKYYFLYIGEIKAIDLNRFMRGPVEIRSGKPADFIAVVPDVLSRYPEGNTIVVNSAAREARERSGLLHNIRITAGRFAEEVSRDRRVLALVDRLIDAQGELFVNMFESRPELAFADGRKVKILGPAPDLALTFNSKLTQYGMAIQLGIPVPSGGISRSLDEAVGIAEGFFSNGQRAFVSEEYSAAGANSIVASNAAEIRVRFKGTNGHLLVTHFVDHEYDPTVLGIIAGPEDVYIASVADQNIEGTRFKGSTYPTVLSSRCVEDLKEMTRALGHHLGGLGYRGAFGCDYIVDQSGRIYFIEINARKQGTTMETTLTMKHHLPGHPYFPELEFYAVVDGKFPDGVLEMDSRREGLCWGTYNFKVSRDVVVTADLPLPMDQPEFFARAANGSIEENYIVMDYVGAGVRLHSGGFLGRVIAASSSPEKMREALKEGVERVAETCGDILL
- a CDS encoding TAXI family TRAP transporter solute-binding subunit, which codes for MRKGTLFVVAVVALSMMVIGIGPTPAMAKSNIQFYTIGTGGVTGVYYPTGGAIARMVNKKRAEYGMRFTVESTGGSVYNVNAVMSGDLDFGIVQSDRQYQAYNGLAEWKGNPQKDLRAIFTIHPESITLCVAVDTGINSIQDLRGHEVNIGNPGSGQRQNSIDALAAVGLDWKKDIKAESLKAAEAPGMLQDGRIDAFFYTVGHPSGAFKEATSGTRKVKFISIVMPDSFYKKFPYYAASKIPIKFYPGAANTEDVPTFGVKATFLTSKKVSAKAVYAVTKEVFDNLDSFKKLHPAYSVLTKKNMLEGMSAPIHKGAMKYYRETGMMK
- the tolB gene encoding Tol-Pal system beta propeller repeat protein TolB, coding for MKNIVGKVAVLCFILWAAIPSPSWGKVYLDIYAPSMRLLPIAIPVPIPLEGTAPHPRISGEVREVLAGDLNFSSVFRVLDPVLYLEDEENSGIRPKTFGFDDWELINAEALIKTGYAVMENGNVELEFHLYDVFQKKELIAKRWKGKPAQVRRMVHLFTNAVMKKITGEDGIFLTSVLYVKAGSRGKDIYRMDFDGANVERVVHNGFLNLSPAWWPDRRGLVYTSYKKGAPDLFSRAFGGQERRLTLGSGVDVGVSFSPDGRYIAFMSSVNGNPDIYRSDRNGGNRVRLTRLRSVEASPTWSPDGKRIAFVSDRYGSPQIFTMNADGSDPMRVTYEGSYNASPAWSPDGKFIAYASRVNGGFGIFLVDPDTLESRPLVGEAGNNEDPSWAPDGRFIIFSSNRSGTYQLYVVDREGRKEIRITSGRGDKTSPSWSPR
- a CDS encoding MurR/RpiR family transcriptional regulator; translation: MLNLKEIFDVKREDLTPTQKRVLEFILKYPEEAVFLTASRLALRLNISDTSIVRMAQALGFDGYPDLRRKLRRVVQDRLSTVDRLDATAGEVETVEDVFANVLLRDVANLRSALRDIDPAVFAGAADSLDNAGRVFVIGLRSANCLAVFLVSALRFLSRKVVHLSPGTGEMWEQIRDMGPDDVVVCFSFPRYTKVTVDVVRYASEMGAEVVAVTDSDLSPLAASAQWTLTVPFEVDSFMESFTAALSLVNALVTAIAFKNRPMTMETLKEMEGSWASRGVYWDG
- a CDS encoding TRAP transporter permease, which produces MRIAAEEEGSYRYLSGFSKYVVPTIAFIWCLFQLSIASWWLLDTVYIRAIHLGFAMLIAFLSYPALKKPRKGVFSFLSSRTTIPISDYVLAVLACLASVYILIDYTGMSLRMGAPIFRDVFIGFALVILLLEAARRVIGPALTAISGLFTLYVFFAANMPEFMAFKSSSIAKYVGKITMQTEGIYGIPLDVSATIVFLFVLFGTMLDRAGGGKFFIELALSLLGRFKGGPAKAAIVGSGLTGLISGSSIANIVTTGTFTIPLMKKVGYPATKAAAIEVAASTDGQLAPPIMGAAAFIIAEYLGVSYLDVIKAAAIPAFVSYATLFFIAHVEASKLGLRGLTKEEIPHFFRVLKGGLHYLFPIGVLVWELVVPRHSPELSAFRAIIAMLFVMILQGPIRSYWNKEPIAPAFREGLKNIVEAMSAGGRNMVTVAIATAAAGIIVGVVTMGIGGIIADMVEFLARGNIFALVVITAIASLLLGMGLPTTATYIVMAALTAPVLVSVGMSNGFIIPLMAAHLFCFYFGILADDTPPVGLAAYAAAALAKSPPIATGIQGFMYDIRTAMIAFMFIFNHDLILDGINSWWLAGLIFTMACVGNFAFASATQGWLMNKNRWYELPFLLLVTFILMQPHYSAQFVGFGNEYVMYVAGVALFGLILFNQWRRRPASGTPDRVPAFGGHQ